A single region of the Pseudalkalibacillus berkeleyi genome encodes:
- the secDF gene encoding protein translocase subunit SecDF, whose amino-acid sequence MVKRGRIVAFFLLVIMIAGTLGVTTKDIVQNIKLGLDLQGGFEVLYDVEPTSEGQEVDKDLLNNTVSALRERVDVLGVSEPNIQIEGKRIRVQLAGVKDQNKARELLSTQAELTFRDVNGKVYLKGSDLKEGGAKVEFLQNSNQPIVSLQLKDGDKFGQVTKQILEKKPNNRLVIWLDYEKGDSFQEEAKKENPKYISAPYVHKVINSKQATIDGMENVEEAQNLVDLLNAGSLPVKLKEIYSTSVGAKFGQDSLEKTVVAGTVGIALIFLFMLIFYRIPGIIAVITLSAYIYLILLVFDWMDGVLTLPGIAALILGVGMAVDANIITYERIKEELRSGKSVMSAFKAGNKRSLSTILDANITTILAAGVLFGFGTSSVKGFALVLIISILASFLTAVYGSRLLLGLWVNSRILNKKPRLFGVKQEQISDLDDTDRLDISKSKFKNMDFVKHRKKFFTISGVLIGLGVASLLIFNLNLGIDFASGSRIEITSDQSLNDEKIKEQLKSIDLESEEVIISGDKNNIAVTRYVGVLEQQEISKLKSFFKKEYGQEPNVSTVDPTVGRELAKNAMYAIAIASIGIIIYVTIRFEWLKALASIVALLHDAFFIIAIFSLLQIEVNLPFIAAVLTIVGYSINDTIVTFDRIRENSKYMKIKTFADLSKVVNVSLVQTLARSINTVLTVVFAAAALMIFGSEAIRNFSFALLIGLIAGTYSSLFIASQVWLVWKGKQLNKKPAKSVETTE is encoded by the coding sequence ATGGTGAAAAGAGGACGGATCGTTGCCTTTTTCCTGTTAGTCATAATGATTGCAGGGACTTTAGGGGTAACGACGAAAGACATCGTCCAAAACATTAAGCTAGGACTCGATCTACAAGGTGGATTTGAGGTTCTTTACGATGTCGAACCGACCAGTGAAGGTCAAGAAGTTGATAAGGACTTATTGAATAATACGGTTAGTGCGTTAAGAGAACGTGTTGACGTACTGGGTGTTTCTGAACCGAACATCCAAATTGAAGGAAAAAGAATCCGCGTACAGCTTGCGGGTGTTAAAGATCAAAATAAAGCTCGGGAACTCTTATCTACTCAAGCAGAACTGACTTTCCGCGATGTTAATGGGAAAGTTTATTTGAAAGGCTCCGACCTTAAAGAAGGCGGTGCGAAGGTAGAGTTTTTACAAAATAGTAACCAACCGATCGTTTCTTTACAGTTGAAAGATGGCGATAAATTTGGTCAAGTTACGAAACAAATCCTTGAAAAAAAACCGAACAACCGTTTAGTCATCTGGTTGGATTATGAAAAGGGAGATTCTTTCCAAGAGGAAGCCAAGAAAGAAAATCCGAAATACATTTCTGCTCCGTACGTACACAAGGTAATCAATTCTAAGCAAGCAACGATTGATGGAATGGAGAATGTTGAAGAAGCTCAAAATTTAGTTGACCTTCTCAATGCTGGATCACTTCCTGTTAAACTGAAGGAAATTTATTCAACTTCAGTGGGTGCAAAATTTGGTCAAGACTCCTTAGAGAAGACTGTCGTTGCAGGTACGGTTGGAATTGCATTGATTTTCTTATTCATGTTAATTTTCTATCGTATTCCTGGAATTATTGCGGTTATTACACTTTCCGCATACATTTACTTAATTCTACTTGTATTTGATTGGATGGATGGGGTATTAACGTTACCAGGTATTGCAGCCCTCATTCTTGGGGTCGGTATGGCTGTCGATGCCAATATCATCACATACGAACGTATTAAGGAAGAACTTCGTTCAGGTAAATCGGTCATGTCAGCCTTTAAAGCGGGGAACAAGCGGTCATTATCTACAATCCTTGATGCCAACATCACAACCATCCTTGCTGCAGGTGTTTTATTCGGGTTTGGGACGAGCTCAGTAAAAGGGTTTGCGCTCGTGTTGATCATCAGTATTTTGGCTAGTTTCCTAACGGCCGTTTATGGTTCTCGATTACTACTTGGCTTATGGGTAAACAGCCGTATCTTAAATAAGAAACCGCGTCTATTCGGTGTAAAGCAAGAGCAAATATCAGATCTGGATGATACGGATCGATTGGATATTTCTAAGAGCAAATTCAAAAACATGGACTTTGTTAAGCATCGGAAAAAGTTCTTTACGATCTCAGGTGTGTTGATTGGACTTGGCGTAGCTTCCTTACTCATATTCAATTTGAACTTAGGGATTGACTTTGCAAGTGGTAGCCGAATTGAAATTACCTCTGATCAGTCATTGAACGATGAAAAGATTAAAGAACAATTAAAGTCAATCGACTTGGAATCTGAAGAAGTCATCATTTCAGGTGATAAAAATAATATTGCTGTAACACGTTACGTTGGTGTATTAGAGCAACAAGAGATCAGTAAGCTCAAATCGTTCTTCAAAAAAGAATACGGACAAGAGCCGAACGTTAGTACCGTGGATCCGACTGTAGGAAGAGAGCTTGCGAAAAATGCCATGTACGCGATTGCGATTGCATCCATCGGAATTATCATTTATGTAACGATCCGTTTCGAATGGTTGAAAGCATTAGCATCAATTGTCGCTTTACTCCATGATGCATTTTTCATTATCGCGATTTTCAGCTTATTGCAGATTGAAGTGAATCTACCGTTCATTGCAGCAGTCCTGACCATTGTCGGGTATTCAATCAATGATACGATTGTCACCTTCGATCGCATTCGAGAAAATTCTAAGTATATGAAGATTAAGACGTTTGCAGACTTATCGAAGGTCGTAAATGTTAGTTTAGTTCAGACGTTAGCACGTTCAATCAATACAGTGTTGACTGTGGTATTTGCTGCAGCTGCACTGATGATTTTCGGTAGTGAAGCAATCCGTAACTTCTCATTTGCTTTATTGATCGGATTAATTGCAGGAACCTATTCATCTCTATTCATCGCTTCTCAAGTATGGTTAGTGTGGAAAGGGAAACAATTGAACAAGAAACCTGCAAAATCAGTTGAAACAACAGAATAA
- a CDS encoding post-transcriptional regulator codes for MHEEMKLAEWRPQVGPALKSKMEELHFMGYESVTEDEIWKCILSRAKKQKEEEWRIHQVINTIMRLSTNDFMNWLTIQAVTDDQWYSFDTLEGN; via the coding sequence ATGCATGAAGAAATGAAGTTAGCTGAATGGCGACCACAAGTTGGTCCTGCTCTCAAAAGTAAAATGGAAGAGTTACACTTTATGGGTTATGAAAGTGTAACAGAGGATGAAATTTGGAAATGTATCTTGTCACGTGCGAAAAAGCAAAAGGAAGAAGAGTGGCGAATTCATCAAGTAATCAACACAATCATGAGGCTTTCTACAAATGATTTTATGAACTGGCTTACGATTCAGGCGGTTACAGATGATCAGTGGTATTCATTTGACACACTTGAGGGCAATTGA
- a CDS encoding COG2426 family protein, with amino-acid sequence MKEEIKQYVVEHLSFLPEELIVVIVSALPILELRGGIPVAATFGYDFWTAFTLSVLGNLLPIIPLLLLFRPLSNFMMRFRWYKRFYDWLYERTLRNSKNVERFGAIGLILFTAIPLPTTGAYSACVAAALFKIRFHYAFLAIAFGVVVAGLGVGLVVYSIV; translated from the coding sequence TTGAAAGAAGAAATTAAACAGTATGTGGTAGAACATTTGAGTTTCCTACCAGAAGAATTAATTGTTGTCATTGTGTCTGCATTACCTATTTTGGAACTAAGAGGAGGCATTCCAGTAGCTGCTACTTTCGGTTATGATTTTTGGACTGCCTTTACATTATCGGTATTAGGAAATCTCTTACCGATCATTCCTCTATTACTTTTGTTCCGTCCTTTAAGTAATTTTATGATGAGGTTTCGATGGTACAAGCGTTTCTATGACTGGCTATACGAACGTACCCTACGGAACAGTAAGAACGTTGAGCGATTTGGCGCAATAGGCTTAATTCTATTTACAGCCATTCCTTTACCGACGACAGGAGCCTATAGTGCTTGTGTGGCAGCCGCTTTATTTAAAATCAGGTTTCACTATGCGTTCCTTGCGATTGCATTTGGTGTAGTAGTGGCTGGATTAGGCGTTGGACTGGTCGTTTATTCGATCGTTTAA
- the spoVB gene encoding stage V sporulation protein B, which produces MSKQTFIQGTLILIVAGLITKVLGFINRIVIARIIGVEGVGLYMMAVPTLLLTITLTRLGLPVAISKMVAEADAQRNHKKIKQILVVSLTITGTLSIIFTTAMIALAPILSQILKDERTYYPLVAIAPVVPIVALSSVIRGYFQGRQNMKPSAYSQVIEQIVRITLVAVLTAAFLPYGIEYAAAGAMVSVVIGELASLLYMFSMFKLQKRIKIRKGFFDYVTKGKETFNQLMRISLPTTASQLVGSVSYFFEPIVVATSLSLAGVTTVLATQQYGALAGYVIPFLTLPMFITYSLSVSLIPAISEAAAQKKHHVVEHRLNQALRISMLSGGISVVITYVLATPLMDLMYGTPEVAVYVKLMAPFFFFLYFQGPLQAVLQALDLAKAAMTNSIIGAIIKIIAIYLLATRPDLGIMGVALAIVINVVLVTLLHFSTIVKAISYTVVVKDYVKGILAIAITALAVTWFTTLLDKSLLADTLITIGFAILIYLILILSFNLVKKEDVQYIPFLKKIVR; this is translated from the coding sequence ATGTCTAAACAAACTTTTATACAAGGAACGCTTATATTAATCGTGGCAGGTTTGATAACAAAAGTGTTAGGCTTCATCAATCGAATTGTGATCGCCCGGATCATCGGTGTTGAAGGTGTTGGATTATATATGATGGCAGTCCCAACCCTTTTACTTACAATCACATTAACACGGCTAGGGCTTCCAGTAGCGATTTCTAAAATGGTAGCTGAAGCAGATGCGCAACGTAACCATAAAAAAATCAAACAGATCCTCGTCGTATCTTTAACCATAACGGGTACCTTAAGTATCATCTTCACTACCGCCATGATAGCACTTGCACCTATTCTATCACAGATTTTAAAAGATGAGAGAACTTATTATCCCTTAGTTGCAATCGCGCCAGTCGTGCCAATTGTAGCATTATCCTCAGTGATTAGGGGCTACTTCCAAGGTCGGCAAAACATGAAACCGTCTGCTTATTCCCAAGTCATCGAACAAATCGTTCGGATTACATTAGTTGCCGTATTAACTGCAGCTTTTTTACCTTATGGCATTGAGTATGCCGCTGCAGGTGCAATGGTTTCTGTTGTTATTGGTGAGCTTGCTTCTCTCTTATATATGTTTTCGATGTTCAAACTCCAAAAGCGTATCAAAATTCGCAAAGGATTTTTCGATTATGTGACAAAAGGTAAAGAAACCTTTAATCAGTTGATGCGCATTTCCTTACCTACCACAGCGAGCCAGTTGGTTGGTTCGGTTTCCTATTTCTTCGAGCCAATCGTTGTGGCGACGAGCTTATCGTTAGCAGGAGTCACAACAGTCCTTGCCACCCAGCAATACGGTGCGCTTGCAGGTTACGTCATTCCATTTTTGACACTTCCGATGTTCATTACGTATTCCCTGTCCGTTTCTTTAATACCAGCCATTAGTGAAGCGGCCGCTCAAAAGAAACATCATGTTGTGGAGCATAGATTGAATCAAGCCCTGCGTATTTCAATGCTTTCAGGAGGAATATCAGTTGTAATCACCTATGTGCTTGCAACGCCTTTAATGGATCTCATGTATGGCACTCCTGAAGTAGCCGTTTACGTAAAACTCATGGCCCCTTTCTTCTTTTTCCTCTATTTCCAGGGTCCGTTACAAGCCGTATTGCAGGCATTGGATTTAGCAAAGGCCGCCATGACGAACAGTATTATCGGTGCCATCATCAAAATTATTGCGATTTACCTACTTGCAACAAGACCAGACCTCGGGATTATGGGTGTCGCCTTAGCAATTGTCATTAATGTCGTCCTAGTCACCTTGCTTCATTTTTCAACCATCGTCAAAGCAATCAGTTATACAGTTGTCGTAAAGGATTATGTAAAAGGAATCCTTGCCATCGCCATAACTGCATTGGCTGTTACCTGGTTTACCACTCTATTGGATAAGAGTTTACTTGCTGATACGCTCATTACAATAGGATTCGCCATTCTCATCTATCTTATTTTAATCTTAAGCTTCAATTTAGTGAAAAAAGAAGATGTCCAATACATTCCCTTCCTTAAGAAGATCGTCCGTTAA
- a CDS encoding YczE/YyaS/YitT family protein, with amino-acid sequence MLYRVTVYLLGMFINFFGVALVIHATLGAGFWTSFFIGISDIFGMTVGFWYGVFQFIIIFLNARLMNQRPEFQALIPVILESFILDFWLEIVFSSFNLAAAPMVVKAITLGAGMTAIGLGVAVYILPQFPRAPVDQLFLAVSARFNLSLRMGQTLVAIVVASLAVLIGGPVGVGTGVLVIALGPVIQFWYTRAYRIYYALKPENVPQEEYL; translated from the coding sequence ATGTTATATCGAGTTACGGTTTACCTTCTAGGTATGTTCATCAATTTTTTCGGAGTTGCACTGGTGATCCATGCAACACTAGGCGCAGGGTTTTGGACGTCATTTTTCATCGGAATTTCTGACATTTTCGGTATGACAGTTGGCTTTTGGTACGGTGTATTTCAATTTATTATCATCTTTTTGAATGCTCGACTTATGAATCAACGTCCAGAGTTTCAAGCCTTAATACCGGTTATTTTGGAGAGCTTTATCCTGGATTTTTGGCTTGAAATTGTATTTTCTTCATTTAACCTAGCAGCAGCTCCAATGGTAGTGAAAGCCATCACGCTTGGGGCAGGAATGACGGCAATTGGTCTTGGCGTGGCGGTTTATATTTTGCCACAATTCCCGAGAGCACCCGTCGATCAATTGTTTCTCGCAGTCAGTGCTCGCTTCAACTTAAGTTTACGAATGGGTCAAACCCTTGTAGCGATAGTTGTAGCATCTCTTGCAGTCCTAATTGGTGGACCTGTAGGTGTAGGGACAGGTGTCCTGGTCATAGCACTCGGACCCGTTATACAGTTTTGGTATACAAGAGCATATCGCATTTATTACGCATTGAAACCAGAAAATGTACCTCAAGAAGAATACTTGTAA
- a CDS encoding DUF421 domain-containing protein, translating into MELGIIMFRTFFIYFLIIMVYRFMGKREIGQLSIVDFVVSIMIAELAVISIENPEKPMIHSLMGIAILLAAQILFAYVSLKSEKLREIIDGKPSVIIDRGKIDETEMKKQRYNFADLLIQLRENGVSKVSDVEFAILEPTGRLSVIKKDHDDHDDHEERETLYPLPLVLDGKIQEEHLKRLNKSELWLRQELKKLGYRELKKISFCSLESDGIFFIDSKDE; encoded by the coding sequence ATGGAACTCGGCATCATCATGTTTCGTACATTTTTCATATACTTCTTAATTATTATGGTTTACCGGTTCATGGGAAAACGGGAAATCGGTCAATTGTCTATTGTTGATTTCGTCGTTTCGATCATGATTGCGGAGCTGGCAGTTATTTCAATTGAAAATCCAGAGAAACCAATGATCCATTCCTTAATGGGTATCGCAATCTTGTTAGCTGCTCAAATCTTATTTGCGTATGTCTCGTTAAAAAGTGAAAAGTTAAGGGAAATCATTGATGGGAAACCATCTGTCATCATTGACCGAGGAAAAATCGATGAAACTGAAATGAAGAAGCAACGGTATAACTTTGCGGACTTGCTTATCCAATTACGTGAAAATGGTGTGAGCAAAGTGTCTGATGTTGAATTTGCGATCTTAGAACCGACCGGTAGACTTTCTGTTATCAAAAAAGATCACGATGATCACGATGATCATGAAGAGAGGGAAACACTTTATCCACTACCACTCGTACTAGATGGCAAAATTCAAGAAGAGCATTTGAAAAGATTGAATAAATCTGAGTTGTGGCTTCGTCAGGAGCTTAAAAAACTTGGTTATAGAGAACTGAAGAAGATATCATTCTGTTCTTTGGAATCAGATGGCATATTCTTTATAGATTCGAAGGACGAGTAG
- a CDS encoding ArsB/NhaD family transporter, producing MGNVNVTLAIVIFLISYIGIMVEKINRALVACCGGVIMLILGIIDVDQAFFKHVDWNTIALLFSMMILVSITSQNGVFEYIAIQLAQQVKGKPIPLLVVMSTITAIGSAFLDNVTTVLLLVPIIITLTNLLNVNSVPFLISAILFANIGGTATLIGDPPNIMIGQAVAHLDFNDFLYHLGPVVILIYIVVISCVSLFYKKSLIISEEKQAELMAVDPASFLKKGPMLFKSVAVLLMTISGFLLHPFIHVDLTTVAMSGALLLLLITSKDQEIEEVFRSIEWVTLFFFIGLFILVGGLIEVGIIDEMARSILSLTEGDVPKTTIVILWGSGLLSGFVDNIPFVAAMIPVIMEFKEYGIQNLDPLWWALALGSCLGGNATLIGASANVIVAGLAAKSGKDFSFIQFMLIGFPVVILSLIIATAYIILRYLLAYL from the coding sequence ATGGGTAATGTGAATGTAACCCTTGCAATTGTCATTTTTTTGATCAGTTATATCGGCATTATGGTTGAAAAGATAAATAGAGCATTAGTTGCGTGTTGTGGTGGCGTAATTATGCTTATTTTGGGGATCATAGATGTTGATCAGGCCTTTTTTAAGCATGTCGACTGGAATACAATTGCGTTACTATTCTCTATGATGATCCTCGTGTCCATTACGAGTCAAAATGGTGTTTTTGAATATATCGCCATTCAATTAGCGCAACAAGTGAAAGGCAAACCGATACCTTTATTAGTGGTCATGTCAACTATTACAGCGATTGGATCAGCATTTCTAGATAATGTGACAACCGTATTACTCCTCGTTCCAATAATCATTACGCTAACGAACCTGTTGAACGTGAACAGTGTTCCTTTTCTTATAAGTGCCATTTTATTTGCGAATATAGGCGGTACGGCTACACTTATTGGGGATCCACCTAACATTATGATAGGTCAAGCGGTTGCCCACCTTGATTTTAATGACTTCTTGTATCATTTAGGTCCAGTTGTCATCTTGATTTATATTGTTGTAATCAGTTGTGTTAGCCTGTTTTATAAGAAGTCACTGATCATTTCTGAAGAAAAACAAGCAGAATTGATGGCTGTAGACCCAGCTTCCTTTCTGAAAAAAGGGCCGATGCTATTTAAATCTGTTGCAGTACTACTTATGACGATTTCAGGCTTTCTGCTTCATCCATTCATACATGTGGATCTAACGACAGTCGCGATGAGCGGAGCCCTTTTGTTATTGCTCATTACTTCTAAAGATCAAGAGATCGAAGAAGTATTCCGTTCAATTGAATGGGTGACGTTATTTTTCTTCATCGGTTTGTTTATCCTTGTAGGAGGTTTAATTGAAGTAGGGATTATTGATGAAATGGCTAGGTCCATTCTTTCTTTAACTGAAGGCGATGTACCGAAAACTACGATCGTTATTTTATGGGGCTCAGGTCTATTGTCTGGATTCGTTGATAATATTCCATTCGTCGCAGCGATGATTCCGGTCATAATGGAATTTAAAGAATATGGCATTCAAAACTTAGACCCACTTTGGTGGGCGCTTGCACTTGGCTCTTGCTTAGGAGGCAATGCTACATTAATTGGAGCCTCCGCCAATGTTATAGTTGCTGGACTTGCAGCAAAGTCTGGGAAAGATTTCAGCTTCATTCAATTTATGCTGATTGGTTTTCCTGTTGTCATCTTGTCCTTGATTATTGCTACAGCCTACATTATTCTCCGCTATTTACTGGCCTACCTCTAA
- a CDS encoding TIGR04086 family membrane protein, with amino-acid sequence MSRRMITAMGFGLVVVLTIIMCSSFLLSLLLRFSSMTEHSITWIILGLSVLALFIGGMVSGKKGKEKGWLLGSGTGALFSIVVFLVQYLGYQVHFDPEQYLYHLGYLLVATLGGVMGVNLSSHKN; translated from the coding sequence ATGTCTAGACGAATGATTACTGCAATGGGGTTTGGATTAGTCGTTGTACTAACCATTATTATGTGTAGTAGCTTTCTTCTTTCTCTTCTACTTCGGTTCTCTAGTATGACTGAGCATTCCATAACTTGGATTATTCTTGGATTGTCTGTTTTAGCGCTATTTATTGGTGGGATGGTTTCTGGGAAGAAGGGAAAGGAAAAAGGCTGGCTACTCGGTTCAGGAACAGGTGCATTGTTTTCAATTGTTGTTTTTCTCGTTCAATATTTAGGTTATCAAGTTCATTTTGATCCTGAACAGTATTTGTATCATCTGGGGTACCTACTCGTTGCTACCTTAGGGGGTGTGATGGGGGTCAATTTATCAAGTCATAAGAATTAG
- the yajC gene encoding preprotein translocase subunit YajC encodes MDSLTGLLPIILMFVIFYFILIRPQQKRQKKTAQMQSSLEKGNRVITIGGFHATIEAIDDENNTVVLRAGDGSKLTYDRSAVREIAENN; translated from the coding sequence ATGGATTCATTAACAGGATTACTTCCGATTATCTTGATGTTTGTAATTTTCTACTTTATCCTGATTAGACCACAACAGAAGCGTCAAAAGAAGACGGCTCAAATGCAATCTAGTCTTGAAAAAGGAAATCGCGTCATTACAATTGGTGGTTTCCACGCAACAATTGAAGCGATTGATGATGAGAACAACACAGTAGTACTACGTGCTGGTGACGGTTCAAAGCTTACATACGATCGCTCTGCAGTTCGTGAAATCGCTGAAAACAATTAA
- the tgt gene encoding tRNA guanosine(34) transglycosylase Tgt, translated as MSAVRYEHIKTCKQSGARLGKVHTPHGTFETPVFMPVGTLATVKTMSPEELVEMGAGIILSNTYHLWLRPGHEIVREAGGLHKFMNWNGSILTDSGGFQVFSLSDLRKITEEGVHFRNHLSGEKLFLTPEGAMDIQNALGSDIMMAFDECPPYPAEYSYMRQSVERTSRWAERCLEAHKRPEDQGLFGIVQGGEFEELRKQSAKDLVSLDFPGYAIGGLSVGEPKDVMNRVLEFTTPWLPEDKPRYLMGVGSPDSLIDGAIRGIDMFDCVLPTRIARNGTCMTSEGRLVVRNAKFSNDFRPLDENCDCYTCRNYSRAYIRHLVKTSETFGFRLTTYHNLYFLLKLMERVRQAIREDRLLDFREEFFEQYGFNKPNAKNF; from the coding sequence ATGAGTGCAGTACGATATGAACATATTAAGACGTGTAAACAATCAGGTGCACGATTAGGGAAAGTGCACACACCTCATGGTACCTTTGAAACACCTGTTTTTATGCCTGTAGGCACACTCGCAACCGTTAAAACAATGAGTCCTGAAGAACTTGTTGAAATGGGAGCAGGAATCATTCTCAGTAACACGTATCATTTGTGGCTTAGACCTGGTCATGAAATCGTAAGAGAAGCCGGCGGTCTCCACAAATTTATGAACTGGAATGGTTCAATATTAACGGATTCAGGGGGATTCCAAGTATTTAGCTTAAGTGATTTACGGAAAATTACTGAAGAAGGTGTTCATTTCCGTAACCATCTAAGTGGAGAAAAGTTATTTCTCACTCCTGAGGGAGCAATGGACATACAAAATGCACTTGGTTCTGATATTATGATGGCATTTGATGAGTGTCCACCATATCCAGCTGAGTATTCCTATATGAGACAATCCGTTGAGCGGACAAGTAGATGGGCGGAGCGTTGTTTAGAAGCTCATAAACGCCCAGAAGATCAAGGGTTATTTGGAATTGTACAAGGCGGAGAATTCGAGGAACTGAGGAAGCAAAGTGCGAAAGACCTCGTTTCATTAGATTTTCCTGGTTATGCAATAGGTGGTCTATCTGTTGGAGAACCGAAGGATGTCATGAATAGAGTACTTGAGTTCACCACACCTTGGTTACCTGAAGATAAGCCTAGATATTTAATGGGTGTTGGTTCACCAGATTCATTAATTGATGGAGCGATACGTGGCATTGACATGTTTGATTGTGTACTTCCAACTAGGATTGCTCGAAATGGGACTTGTATGACAAGTGAAGGTCGTCTAGTTGTTCGTAACGCGAAATTCAGTAATGACTTTAGACCGCTCGATGAAAATTGTGATTGTTATACGTGTAGAAATTATTCGAGAGCATATATCCGTCACCTTGTGAAAACGAGTGAAACGTTTGGCTTCCGCTTAACGACTTACCATAACCTTTATTTTCTGTTAAAATTAATGGAGCGGGTAAGACAGGCAATTCGAGAAGACCGATTGCTTGATTTCCGAGAAGAGTTTTTTGAACAATATGGTTTCAATAAACCAAATGCGAAAAACTTTTAA
- the queA gene encoding tRNA preQ1(34) S-adenosylmethionine ribosyltransferase-isomerase QueA, with product MRVDEFNFDLPEELIAQTPLEDRKESRMMVVDPQSNHIEHQSFSHITEYLKPGDCLVLNDTRVLPARLYGIKTDTGAKIEVLLLKDEGNDTWKTLVKPAKRVKEGTTISFGDGLLTATCLGEGEQGERLMNFTYEGRFLELLDELGEMPLPPYIREQLNDKERYQTVFSKHVGSVAAPTAGLHFTEELLEQMQEKGIHVAYITLHVGLGTFRPVSAETVEEHEMHGEYYQVSKGTAALLNQVRHDGGRIIAVGTTSSRTLETIMQNGAETFKEQSGWTDIFIYPGYKFNGIDGLITNFHLPQSTLIMLVSAFAGKELIMKAYEEAVSHKYRFFSFGDSMLILEGSTDHQ from the coding sequence ATGAGAGTGGATGAATTTAATTTTGACTTACCAGAAGAACTGATTGCACAAACACCATTAGAAGATCGAAAAGAATCTAGAATGATGGTTGTAGATCCGCAATCTAATCATATAGAACATCAATCATTTAGTCATATCACAGAATACTTGAAACCGGGTGATTGCCTCGTATTAAATGATACGCGTGTACTACCGGCAAGGCTTTACGGCATAAAAACGGATACTGGTGCAAAAATAGAAGTCCTACTGCTGAAAGACGAAGGAAACGATACGTGGAAAACACTTGTAAAACCAGCAAAACGAGTGAAGGAAGGTACGACGATCTCATTTGGAGATGGTCTTTTAACTGCGACATGCTTAGGAGAAGGTGAGCAGGGAGAGCGTCTGATGAACTTCACTTATGAAGGCAGATTTTTGGAATTGCTCGATGAGTTGGGTGAAATGCCATTACCTCCATACATTCGGGAACAGTTAAATGACAAGGAACGATACCAGACCGTATTTTCAAAACATGTTGGATCTGTCGCAGCACCAACTGCTGGACTTCATTTCACTGAAGAATTACTCGAACAGATGCAGGAGAAAGGGATACATGTTGCGTATATCACCTTACACGTCGGACTGGGGACTTTTAGACCGGTTTCTGCTGAAACGGTGGAGGAACATGAGATGCATGGGGAGTATTACCAGGTATCAAAGGGCACAGCAGCTTTATTGAATCAAGTCCGTCATGATGGAGGCCGAATCATTGCAGTAGGAACAACGTCTTCGCGAACACTTGAAACGATTATGCAAAACGGGGCTGAAACGTTTAAAGAACAGTCTGGTTGGACAGATATCTTTATTTATCCTGGTTATAAATTTAATGGAATTGATGGGTTAATTACAAACTTTCACTTGCCGCAATCGACTTTAATCATGTTGGTCAGTGCGTTTGCAGGAAAGGAATTAATCATGAAAGCATATGAAGAAGCGGTTTCTCATAAGTATCGGTTCTTTAGCTTCGGAGATTCAATGCTCATACTTGAAGGGAGTACCGATCACCAATGA
- a CDS encoding DUF2905 domain-containing protein: protein MNKLFIIIGIVFILFGLIGSLIGKLPGDIVFKKGNTTFYFPIVTSIIVSIVLSLLFYLFGRFK from the coding sequence ATGAATAAGTTATTCATTATCATCGGAATAGTCTTTATTTTATTTGGATTGATTGGTAGTTTAATCGGAAAACTACCAGGTGACATCGTCTTTAAGAAAGGAAACACAACCTTTTACTTTCCAATTGTCACTTCAATTATCGTCAGTATCGTATTGTCACTTCTCTTCTACCTGTTCGGTCGTTTCAAATAA